The DNA sequence TGTTCGGATTTTTTGTAGGCTGCGTCATGAAGAAGTCCCTGGGCAAGGCGAACCCCCAGGTCGTAAACGAAACCCTGCGTAAACTGCTCGACTAGGCATGTCGGTCTTCGCAGTTCATTCTTTCAGGTACTGATATGTTAAAGACCATCTACTTCGAAAACGACCACGTATACATGCTGGACCAACGTAAGCTCCCTTGGGCCGAAAAGTATCTGGTATGTCGCACCTACAGAGATGTGTCCAATGCCATAAGCCGCATGGTGATTCGTGGAGCGCCCGCCATAGGCATTGCCGCGGCCATGGGAGTG is a window from the Deltaproteobacteria bacterium genome containing:
- a CDS encoding S-methyl-5-thioribose-1-phosphate isomerase; amino-acid sequence: MLKTIYFENDHVYMLDQRKLPWAEKYLVCRTYRDVSNAISRMVIRGAPAIGIAAAMGV